The Neobacillus sp. OS1-2 genome includes a window with the following:
- a CDS encoding glucose-1-phosphate adenylyltransferase yields MKKQNWIALLLAGGKGTRLNLLTKTLVKPAVPFGGKYRIIDFALSNCQNSGIETVGILTQYKPYVLHAHLGQYSYWNLYNQTGGLTILPPYQRSNSGVEWYEGTSHAVYQNIEFIEQNNPDYVAILSADQIYKMDYSVMLEQHIETKADCTIAVVEVPWEEASRFGLINIDRRTYKIIDFKEKPNRPSSNLASMGIYIFTWKILKDYLQLEEQKECTNRDFGKDIIPSMLSDGLQLYAYYFDQYWRDVGTVHSYWEANLDLLKGENNIFLQNPKWQIHTVEHHEPPLFLAESAKIHQSLISEGCEVYGSIEDSVLCNGVKVGKGARIKNAVILPHTTIEENAWIENAVVGSQSLIKNGVIIVSKNPDENLMVVGNNETVDPTIQDDLTPNHVISVTS; encoded by the coding sequence ATGAAAAAGCAAAACTGGATTGCGTTATTGTTGGCTGGTGGTAAGGGGACAAGATTGAATCTCCTGACCAAAACACTTGTGAAGCCGGCCGTGCCCTTTGGTGGGAAATACAGAATCATTGACTTTGCTTTAAGTAATTGCCAAAACTCAGGAATTGAGACAGTCGGAATTTTAACGCAATACAAGCCCTATGTGTTGCATGCCCATCTCGGCCAATACAGCTATTGGAATTTGTATAATCAAACTGGCGGGTTAACCATCCTCCCACCCTATCAACGCAGTAATTCCGGGGTGGAGTGGTATGAGGGGACATCACATGCCGTGTATCAAAATATTGAATTCATTGAGCAAAATAACCCAGATTATGTTGCCATTTTGTCTGCGGATCAAATTTATAAGATGGATTATTCAGTGATGCTAGAACAGCATATTGAAACAAAAGCGGATTGTACCATCGCGGTTGTTGAGGTTCCATGGGAAGAGGCCAGCCGCTTTGGGCTCATCAATATTGATAGGCGAACCTACAAAATTATTGATTTTAAGGAAAAACCGAATAGACCCTCGTCAAATCTTGCCTCGATGGGAATTTATATTTTTACATGGAAGATTTTAAAAGACTATTTACAACTGGAGGAACAGAAGGAATGTACCAATCGCGATTTTGGCAAGGATATTATTCCTTCAATGCTGTCTGATGGATTACAGCTTTATGCATACTATTTTGATCAATATTGGAGGGATGTTGGCACGGTCCACAGCTACTGGGAGGCGAATCTGGATTTATTGAAAGGTGAGAATAATATTTTTCTGCAGAATCCTAAATGGCAGATTCATACGGTTGAACATCATGAGCCGCCATTGTTTTTAGCCGAAAGTGCAAAGATCCATCAAAGCTTGATTAGTGAAGGCTGCGAGGTTTACGGGTCGATTGAAGATTCAGTTTTATGTAATGGTGTGAAGGTAGGAAAGGGGGCAAGGATTAAAAACGCGGTAATTTTGCCGCATACCACTATTGAGGAGAATGCGTGGATTGAAAATGCCGTGGTCGGAAGTCAATCATTAATCAAGAATGGCGTAATTATTGTCTCTAAAAATCCAGATGAAAATTTAATGGTAGTTGGAAATAACGAGACCGTCGATCCAACCATTCAGGATGATTTAACTCCTAATCATGTGATATCTGTGACGTCGTAG